In Pleurocapsa sp. PCC 7319, the following are encoded in one genomic region:
- a CDS encoding cyanobactin biosynthesis system PatB/AcyB/McaB family protein, with translation MRLPKLAVPVKRPDLIFPHRSVDIVHGRGEDLLHIRMDLMHGANYNDPPQFRYPSYQQVMTSIWG, from the coding sequence ATGAGATTACCAAAACTTGCAGTTCCAGTAAAAAGACCCGATCTTATTTTCCCCCATCGATCGGTAGATATTGTTCATGGTCGAGGTGAAGACCTCCTACATATTCGGATGGACTTGATGCATGGGGCTAACTATAACGATCCACCCCAATTTCGCTATCCCAGTTATCAGCAGGTTATGACTTCTATTTGGGGTTAA
- a CDS encoding cyanobactin biosynthesis PatC/TenC/TruC family protein, translating into MPEEVTPTRRKTRGKKTTAKAKSEPTQPEEKASVPPKIQERKKPKILATGLEDYGKWKAMFKDHQRQENEPPFRRGRIWS; encoded by the coding sequence ATGCCAGAAGAAGTAACCCCAACCCGTCGGAAAACTCGTGGGAAGAAAACCACGGCAAAAGCTAAATCAGAACCAACTCAACCAGAAGAAAAAGCTTCAGTGCCACCAAAAATACAGGAGCGCAAGAAACCTAAAATTTTGGCGACTGGACTAGAAGATTACGGCAAGTGGAAAGCCATGTTTAAAGACCACCAGCGTCAAGAAAATGAGCCTCCCTTCCGTCGGGGACGCATTTGGTCGTAG
- a CDS encoding cyanobactin biosynthesis PatC/TenC/TruC family protein yields MSNFRIFGRIVDRGSGSGIPNLRVEVWDKDVKHDDLCGTAVTNAQGNYEIVFDESAFKDSPKDTLPDVYLQIFQGNKQVESTKDAVRKNVPSGDTEINFELGIAANSASKIMRSRPKPTILATGLEDYGKWKAMYKDHQRQENEPPFRRGRIWA; encoded by the coding sequence ATGTCTAACTTTCGTATTTTTGGTCGTATCGTCGATCGCGGTTCTGGTTCGGGGATTCCTAATCTCCGTGTTGAAGTTTGGGATAAAGATGTCAAACACGATGATTTATGCGGAACTGCGGTAACTAATGCTCAAGGCAATTACGAGATCGTATTCGACGAATCTGCTTTTAAAGATTCGCCAAAGGATACTCTACCCGATGTTTATCTGCAAATTTTCCAGGGAAATAAGCAGGTTGAGAGTACCAAAGACGCTGTACGTAAAAATGTTCCTTCAGGCGATACGGAAATCAATTTTGAGTTAGGCATTGCTGCTAATTCTGCTTCTAAGATAATGCGATCGCGTCCCAAACCAACCATACTGGCGACTGGACTAGAGGACTATGGCAAGTGGAAAGCCATGTATAAAGACCATCAGCGCCAAGAAAATGAGCCACCCTTCCGTCGGGGTCGCATTTGGGCATAG
- a CDS encoding TOMM precursor leader peptide-binding protein: protein MKLTTIPQIKPHYQIEVVEPKQVYLLSEQSTHVLTGQLYCQILPLLTGEHSLEQIVQKLEGQVLPEHIDHVLDRLENKGYLTEGSTNLSPQTAGFWSALGIAPSQAVRCMRSARVVLKALGQVDTEPLAAALAAVGIQTQSNNDRSSESPTLTVVLTDDYLRQELAEINQQACQTRQPWLLVKPVGRILWLGPIFEAGTGCWDCLAHRLRGNRELETMILRQKQQDKISGCLPMTPVMLPSTLQTGLQLATTEVAKWLIKQELEEKTLSTLEGNILTFDCISLELKTHALPYRPQCPTCGNPKLLHQRGFEPIQLRSRLKQFTSDGGHRAVTPSQTVEKHRHLISPISGVVTELVRISDPSNPLVHTYRASHSFGNATSLKGLRHALRYKSSGKGKSDRQSQASGFCEAVERYSGIYQGDEPRIRATLAELEGAIHPEQCLLFSDRQYANREILNQQKTVAHDWIPQRFDPTQAIDWTPVWSLTEQVHKYLPTAFCYYAYPLPKDHRFCKADSNGNAAGNTLEEAILQGFLELVERDSVGLWWYNRLQRPQVNLASFDEPYFLQLQEFYRQNNRELWVLDVTADLGIPAVTALSRRTDGNTERIIAGFGCHLDPKIAILRALTEVNQLGLELDKIPAEELGAEFKQWMLSVTLENQLYLAPDTTVPVKTAQDYPQSWSNDIYTDVMTCIEIARQAGLETLVLDQTRPDIGLNVVKVIIPGMRHFWSRFGAGRLYDIPVKLGWRDTPLPEAQMNSIPMPF, encoded by the coding sequence ATGAAACTGACTACCATTCCTCAAATCAAGCCTCACTACCAGATTGAGGTTGTCGAACCAAAACAGGTATACCTGTTGAGCGAACAATCTACCCATGTGCTGACTGGACAACTTTATTGTCAAATTTTGCCTCTGTTAACTGGAGAACATAGTCTAGAGCAGATCGTGCAAAAGTTAGAGGGGCAGGTTTTACCAGAACATATCGACCACGTCCTCGATCGCCTGGAGAATAAAGGCTATCTAACTGAAGGGTCAACAAATTTGTCTCCTCAAACAGCAGGATTTTGGAGTGCTTTGGGGATAGCACCGTCTCAGGCAGTCCGATGTATGCGATCGGCGCGAGTAGTCCTGAAGGCTCTAGGGCAGGTGGATACAGAGCCGTTAGCTGCTGCCTTGGCTGCGGTAGGAATTCAGACTCAAAGCAATAACGATCGCTCCTCAGAGTCACCAACATTAACGGTGGTGCTAACCGATGACTATCTGCGACAGGAGTTAGCCGAAATTAACCAACAAGCTTGTCAAACTAGACAACCCTGGTTATTGGTGAAGCCCGTAGGCAGAATACTTTGGCTGGGACCAATTTTTGAAGCGGGAACGGGCTGTTGGGATTGTTTGGCGCATCGACTGCGAGGCAATCGGGAGCTTGAGACTATGATTTTGCGACAAAAGCAGCAGGATAAAATATCTGGCTGTTTGCCGATGACCCCAGTAATGTTGCCTTCAACCCTTCAGACGGGGTTGCAGTTAGCAACGACGGAGGTAGCAAAGTGGTTAATTAAACAAGAGCTAGAAGAGAAGACTCTATCGACCTTAGAAGGTAATATTCTTACTTTCGATTGTATCTCTCTAGAGCTTAAAACCCACGCCCTGCCCTATCGTCCTCAATGCCCTACCTGTGGCAATCCGAAACTACTGCACCAACGGGGCTTTGAACCGATTCAACTTCGTTCTCGCCTCAAGCAATTTACTAGTGATGGCGGTCATCGGGCTGTAACCCCCAGCCAAACCGTAGAGAAGCATCGACATTTAATTAGCCCAATTTCGGGAGTTGTAACCGAGTTGGTGCGAATTTCTGACCCTAGCAATCCGTTGGTGCATACCTATCGAGCCAGTCATAGCTTTGGTAATGCTACTTCCCTAAAGGGTTTGCGTCATGCTCTACGCTATAAAAGTTCTGGTAAAGGAAAAAGCGATCGCCAGTCCCAAGCCAGTGGTTTTTGCGAGGCAGTAGAACGCTATTCTGGTATCTATCAGGGAGATGAGCCTCGGATTCGGGCAACCCTAGCCGAGTTAGAGGGAGCAATACATCCCGAACAATGTTTGCTGTTTAGCGATCGCCAGTACGCCAACCGCGAGATTTTAAATCAACAAAAGACCGTCGCTCACGACTGGATACCCCAACGGTTCGATCCGACTCAGGCGATCGACTGGACACCAGTATGGTCGCTGACAGAACAGGTTCACAAGTACTTACCTACCGCTTTTTGTTATTATGCCTATCCCTTACCTAAAGACCATCGTTTCTGCAAAGCCGACTCTAACGGTAATGCTGCTGGCAATACTTTAGAAGAAGCAATTTTACAAGGATTTCTGGAACTGGTAGAACGGGATAGCGTAGGTTTATGGTGGTACAACCGTCTACAGCGACCCCAGGTAAATTTGGCTAGCTTTGACGAGCCATACTTTTTACAACTACAAGAATTTTATCGGCAAAACAACCGCGAACTTTGGGTATTAGATGTAACTGCCGATTTAGGGATTCCTGCCGTTACTGCCTTGTCTCGCCGTACCGATGGCAACACAGAGCGAATTATTGCTGGGTTTGGTTGCCACCTCGATCCTAAAATTGCTATTTTACGAGCCTTGACTGAAGTAAACCAACTCGGTCTAGAGTTAGACAAAATTCCCGCAGAGGAACTAGGGGCAGAATTCAAACAGTGGATGCTGAGCGTAACTCTAGAGAATCAGCTCTATCTCGCTCCCGATACCACCGTTCCAGTGAAGACTGCTCAGGATTATCCTCAAAGCTGGAGCAATGATATTTATACAGATGTCATGACCTGTATCGAAATTGCTCGGCAAGCGGGGTTAGAAACCCTGGTGCTAGATCAGACGCGACCCGATATTGGTTTGAACGTAGTCAAGGTAATCATTCCAGGAATGCGCCACTTTTGGTCGCGGTTTGGTGCAGGGCGACTGTATGACATACCCGTAAAGCTGGGCTGGCGGGATACACCATTACCAGAAGCACAAATGAATTCAATTCCGATGCCTTTTTAA
- a CDS encoding DUF5837 family cyanobactin class RiPP, whose amino-acid sequence MDKKNIIPQQAQPVQRSTQGTKADLLAELTEENLGTVAGATASMVTDKVSMACYCACSYDGDEAE is encoded by the coding sequence ATGGATAAGAAAAACATCATCCCCCAACAGGCACAGCCCGTACAACGATCTACTCAGGGAACTAAAGCCGACTTACTCGCTGAATTAACTGAAGAAAACCTCGGCACTGTAGCTGGAGCAACTGCTTCTATGGTGACAGATAAAGTCTCAATGGCTTGCTATTGTGCTTGTTCCTATGACGGTGATGAAGCGGAATAG
- a CDS encoding DUF5837 family cyanobactin class RiPP, with protein MDKKNIIPQQAQPVQRSTQGTKADLLAELTEENLGTVAGATASMVTDKVSTACYCACSYDGDEA; from the coding sequence ATGGATAAGAAAAACATCATTCCCCAACAGGCACAGCCCGTACAACGATCTACTCAGGGAACTAAAGCCGACTTACTCGCTGAATTAACTGAAGAAAACCTCGGCACTGTAGCTGGAGCAACTGCTTCTATGGTGACAGATAAAGTCTCAACGGCTTGCTATTGTGCTTGTTCCTATGACGGAGATGAAGCGTAA
- a CDS encoding DUF5837 family cyanobactin class RiPP — MDKKNIIPQQAQPVVRVTQGTKADLLAELTEENLGTTVGATASLVTNNVTLACYCACSYDGDEAE, encoded by the coding sequence ATGGATAAGAAAAACATCATTCCCCAACAGGCACAGCCTGTAGTGAGGGTAACTCAGGGAACAAAAGCCGACTTACTAGCTGAGTTGACCGAAGAAAATCTCGGCACTACAGTTGGAGCGACTGCTTCACTAGTTACAAATAACGTAACCTTAGCTTGCTATTGTGCTTGTTCCTATGACGGAGATGAAGCGGAATAG
- a CDS encoding PatA/PatG family cyanobactin maturation protease, whose protein sequence is MLDYGNLEVGTLAIAIPMVDTAELNAIAPDWSETAVSLSRFAYQRQYDGEMVLESPLSKFRIRLLDWRASGLLALLAQPQSIATLTAFADLSPEIIQQFLHLLWATQFLTTESEPRNEVMPSGLSLQVWEFHNLLFHSRSRSGRHDYPLTHGEQFTDLLPQISAVKPPMSDKVVPLPRPNLAIITQGDLTLTEAIETRQSIREYDDTHPITLEQLGELLYRTARVKDIYQLDESQLDCELTHRPYPNGGSLYELEIYPVVRHCEGLESGLYHYDPLNHQLEKLTDNNAHIDSLITHAYKTSGEHDKPQVLLVMTARFERLFWKYAFGAYALIAKHVGVLYQNLYLVANSMGLASCGLGNGDSECFAQATGLDYIQESSVGEFMLGSLPRRDTTKPETETTVTKPIALHPHDLDDRLPGLANLRDRTLGDSRVTVVILDSNPNNQLSCFEGANLSKVFPHWHEAPEPISAEAYAIYRDIDNSDLKKEEKLAKIRAVLPEEIINRIKGDHHASHITSTIVGQENTPAPGIAPDCRVINIPLNTTGDNEEFISVLNLARGFELGLELGANIIHCAACRPTQTGEAQDLLKQAIKKCLDNNILIVAPAGNNKGECWCIPAVLPGVLAVGAMKDNGKPFKFSNWGGNYQLEGILAPGEKILGAQPGTEEPKRLTGTSMSAPVMTGIIALLMSLKLQQGKPIDAEAIRAALLNTAIVCDAQEVEEPERCLNGKLNLPGAMNLLFGQPSVSISFTGNSVTRIDDGHFIAASGKNEDLNNAPPLNPNLPATPYLPSSVSGSAAPILSNSPIPESASVRVEPDSASNPQAQITPSSITVAPSGVTPSTAHSGQIYALGTLGYDFGSEARRDSFKQLMSAVNVDSLLVPANPYDACQMVDYLDRNPSESRSLIWTVNMDLTPIYAIEPQNPFGAEIYEILLMLLAGQIEPEDSDEFVERVSIPARLTSRTVELFSGQVVPVIKLRNLRGIYGWKVNTLVDAALATIVESSEVDDIRRSLFSFLNRVYYDLRNLGQTSRDRALNFAATNAFQAASVFAQAIAEGRELDTIEVEKSPYCRLHSDCWDVKLKFFDPENSRRARKLYRFTIDVADWVPVTLGEVKSWSIPN, encoded by the coding sequence ATGCTAGATTACGGCAATTTAGAAGTAGGGACATTAGCGATCGCCATACCAATGGTAGACACAGCAGAATTAAACGCGATCGCGCCTGATTGGAGCGAAACTGCGGTTAGTTTATCTCGCTTTGCTTATCAACGCCAATACGATGGTGAAATGGTGCTAGAGTCCCCCCTATCTAAATTCCGCATTAGGTTGTTGGACTGGCGGGCTAGCGGTTTATTGGCTCTTTTGGCTCAACCCCAGTCAATTGCTACTCTTACCGCCTTTGCGGATTTATCTCCTGAAATTATCCAACAATTTTTACATCTACTATGGGCGACACAGTTTCTGACTACCGAATCAGAACCGCGTAACGAAGTCATGCCGTCAGGCTTATCGCTTCAGGTTTGGGAATTTCATAATCTTCTGTTTCACAGTCGCAGTCGTTCGGGTCGTCACGATTATCCTCTGACTCACGGAGAGCAATTTACCGATTTACTGCCTCAAATTTCAGCGGTGAAACCACCAATGAGCGATAAAGTCGTCCCTTTACCGCGACCCAATTTAGCAATTATTACTCAAGGAGATTTAACTTTAACCGAGGCGATCGAGACGCGACAGTCGATTAGGGAATACGACGATACTCATCCCATAACTTTAGAACAATTAGGTGAACTGCTATATCGTACCGCTCGTGTTAAAGATATTTATCAATTAGATGAATCGCAACTAGACTGCGAGCTTACCCATCGTCCTTATCCTAATGGAGGTAGCCTCTACGAACTAGAAATTTACCCCGTGGTGCGTCACTGTGAAGGACTCGAATCGGGTCTTTATCACTACGACCCCCTCAATCATCAGCTAGAAAAACTTACAGACAACAATGCCCACATTGATTCTTTGATTACTCACGCATATAAAACTAGTGGCGAACACGATAAGCCTCAAGTGCTGCTGGTAATGACAGCCCGTTTTGAACGACTATTTTGGAAGTATGCCTTTGGAGCTTATGCCTTAATAGCAAAGCACGTTGGCGTACTGTATCAAAATCTCTATCTGGTAGCCAATAGTATGGGGTTAGCTTCCTGTGGGTTAGGCAATGGGGATAGCGAGTGCTTTGCCCAAGCCACAGGCTTAGACTATATCCAAGAATCTTCCGTGGGCGAATTTATGTTAGGTTCTCTACCCCGTCGGGATACCACTAAACCCGAAACAGAAACTACTGTCACCAAACCTATTGCACTACATCCCCACGACCTCGACGATCGCCTACCAGGACTTGCCAATTTACGCGATCGCACTTTAGGCGATTCTCGTGTTACAGTGGTAATTCTCGACAGCAATCCCAACAACCAACTGTCTTGCTTTGAGGGGGCTAACCTTTCTAAAGTATTTCCCCATTGGCATGAAGCTCCAGAGCCTATTTCTGCCGAAGCTTACGCCATTTATCGAGACATTGATAATAGCGACCTCAAAAAAGAGGAAAAGCTGGCAAAAATTAGGGCTGTTCTGCCTGAAGAGATCATCAATCGGATCAAAGGAGATCATCATGCGTCCCATATCACCAGCACCATAGTGGGTCAGGAAAATACCCCAGCTCCTGGTATCGCTCCCGATTGTCGCGTTATTAATATCCCGCTCAACACTACAGGTGACAACGAAGAATTTATTTCGGTTCTTAACTTAGCTCGTGGCTTTGAGCTAGGCCTAGAATTAGGCGCAAACATCATTCACTGTGCAGCTTGTCGTCCTACCCAAACAGGTGAAGCTCAGGATTTACTAAAACAGGCAATTAAAAAATGTTTAGACAACAACATTTTAATAGTTGCGCCAGCGGGGAATAATAAAGGCGAATGCTGGTGTATTCCCGCAGTGCTGCCAGGAGTTTTAGCCGTAGGGGCAATGAAAGATAATGGTAAACCGTTTAAGTTTAGTAATTGGGGCGGTAACTACCAACTTGAAGGTATTTTAGCTCCTGGGGAGAAGATTTTAGGGGCGCAACCAGGTACAGAAGAACCCAAACGGCTAACGGGAACAAGTATGTCTGCACCAGTAATGACGGGTATTATTGCACTGCTGATGAGCTTGAAACTACAACAGGGTAAGCCGATTGATGCTGAAGCGATCCGCGCTGCTTTGCTTAACACGGCAATTGTCTGCGATGCTCAAGAGGTTGAAGAACCAGAACGCTGCCTCAATGGTAAGCTCAATCTCCCTGGAGCAATGAATTTGTTATTTGGGCAACCTTCGGTCAGCATTTCCTTTACAGGCAACAGCGTTACTCGCATTGATGACGGTCATTTTATCGCAGCTTCTGGTAAAAACGAGGATTTAAATAACGCTCCACCCCTCAATCCCAATTTGCCAGCTACTCCTTATCTACCTTCAAGTGTAAGTGGTTCGGCAGCTCCCATTTTATCTAATTCGCCCATTCCAGAAAGTGCTTCGGTTCGAGTAGAACCTGACTCAGCATCCAACCCTCAAGCCCAAATTACACCATCGTCCATCACCGTAGCCCCATCTGGTGTAACTCCTAGCACCGCTCACAGCGGACAGATCTACGCCCTTGGCACTCTTGGTTATGATTTTGGTAGCGAAGCCCGACGGGATTCTTTCAAACAACTCATGTCCGCCGTCAATGTGGATAGTCTACTGGTTCCAGCTAATCCCTATGACGCATGCCAAATGGTGGATTATTTAGACCGCAATCCGTCTGAAAGTCGCTCTTTGATCTGGACTGTAAATATGGATTTAACTCCCATTTACGCCATCGAACCTCAAAATCCTTTCGGAGCGGAAATTTACGAAATACTTCTAATGCTGCTTGCAGGACAAATAGAGCCAGAAGATAGCGACGAGTTTGTGGAGCGAGTTAGCATTCCCGCCCGTCTTACTTCGCGCACTGTCGAGTTGTTTTCGGGTCAGGTAGTGCCTGTGATCAAATTACGTAACCTCCGAGGCATCTATGGCTGGAAGGTAAATACCCTGGTAGATGCAGCACTAGCAACAATAGTAGAATCAAGCGAGGTAGATGATATACGGCGATCGCTCTTTAGTTTTCTCAATCGAGTCTACTACGACCTGCGTAACTTAGGACAAACTTCCCGCGATCGCGCTTTAAACTTTGCTGCTACCAATGCTTTTCAAGCTGCCTCTGTATTTGCTCAAGCGATCGCTGAAGGACGGGAGTTAGACACCATCGAAGTGGAAAAAAGTCCGTATTGTCGTTTACACAGTGATTGTTGGGATGTCAAACTCAAATTTTTCGATCCCGAAAATAGTCGTCGCGCCCGTAAACTATACCGATTCACCATTGATGTAGCAGATTGGGTTCCTGTGACTCTAGGTGAAGTGAAATCCTGGTCAATACCCAATTAA
- a CDS encoding alkaline phosphatase yields the protein MTNKNKIQTVVKFDDTFYLKNKSGQYLIAADNGRYFFPQLDRSGQTKLQLKGKTGELQHNDNIKIRSLETQLGDRNILGAFSDSRNCYYWDDGYDEDKQNWKITNASGERGKIRYGDEVYLTNVHYDNQTLAIDPKNPGYLTTVKNAKEVWILETTQKQSPTVVSSTPKSSVFGLSVASGDPTPTGVILWTRINPEACDGNITLKYEVSRQREFKETDIVISEDIPNSKFGKETDYTVKVDLDTKLEPDRTYFYRFIYGEATSPIGRCKTLPRENERIEKLRLAVITCNDYSTGYFNAFYHLAEEDVDFVVHLGDFVYEYSQYPPNYGEVYRKDIYWEEDDYGQSSSETQRATSLENFQQIYRTYRQDLALQAAMEQHTWMITLDDHEVADNWYWDREAETISVDGHPVAEKTKDESLEKKRKARAKLYNSAIKAWMNYVPARLQKADTKEVESSNTQEPEILEGLELHKNLIYRRFRFGSLVDFFLTDSRSFRSKPDLDSDNPNPQATMLGKNQKKWLIEGVKNSNAAWKVWGNQTLLATAWFNAWYKPDLIDDWQAYMGERREILQAVKDSETKKHNTNKASRFVVFTGDMHTSMISYLKTDFEGKRNKINMDYSKLAGVEFMTPALTSPGVSEGARSEIDKFVSTVAGATEITSDIAKIAEKLPNLPFFSNDSSDDAGEGSKLHKASIAELTKRFSPHIEHYDSSINGYAIAEFTPSEMRWEVFAINKSDYDVADDGRNISKRGARKHLAKSMKYYPDTITLDD from the coding sequence ATGACTAACAAAAATAAGATTCAAACAGTTGTTAAATTCGACGATACCTTCTATCTCAAAAATAAAAGCGGTCAATACTTAATTGCTGCCGATAATGGACGCTATTTTTTTCCTCAGTTAGATCGTAGTGGTCAAACAAAGCTACAGCTTAAAGGTAAGACGGGAGAGCTTCAGCACAATGACAATATAAAAATTAGGTCTTTAGAAACGCAGTTAGGCGATCGCAATATTTTAGGTGCTTTCAGCGATAGTCGTAACTGTTATTACTGGGATGATGGTTACGACGAAGACAAACAAAACTGGAAGATTACCAACGCGTCTGGCGAAAGAGGTAAGATACGTTATGGAGATGAAGTTTACCTAACTAACGTTCATTACGACAATCAGACTTTAGCTATCGATCCCAAGAATCCAGGTTATCTAACTACCGTTAAAAATGCTAAAGAAGTCTGGATTTTAGAAACTACCCAGAAGCAGAGTCCTACTGTAGTATCTAGCACTCCCAAATCTAGTGTATTTGGTTTGTCAGTAGCATCAGGCGATCCGACACCTACAGGGGTAATCCTTTGGACGAGAATTAATCCTGAAGCTTGTGACGGAAATATTACCTTAAAATATGAAGTTTCTCGCCAGAGAGAATTTAAAGAAACCGATATTGTCATTTCAGAAGATATTCCTAACTCAAAATTTGGCAAAGAAACCGACTATACGGTCAAGGTAGATTTAGATACAAAGCTAGAGCCAGATCGGACTTATTTTTATCGCTTTATTTATGGTGAAGCAACCAGCCCCATTGGTCGTTGCAAAACCCTTCCTAGAGAAAATGAGCGAATCGAAAAGCTCCGCCTAGCAGTTATAACCTGTAACGATTACAGCACTGGTTACTTTAACGCTTTTTATCATTTAGCAGAAGAAGATGTTGATTTTGTAGTTCATTTGGGGGACTTTGTTTATGAATATTCCCAATATCCTCCTAATTATGGAGAGGTCTACCGTAAAGATATTTACTGGGAAGAAGACGATTACGGACAATCTTCTTCAGAAACTCAAAGAGCCACATCATTAGAAAACTTCCAGCAAATTTATCGTACTTATCGTCAAGATCTTGCGCTTCAGGCTGCGATGGAACAGCATACCTGGATGATAACTTTAGACGATCACGAAGTCGCCGATAACTGGTATTGGGATCGAGAGGCTGAAACCATAAGTGTAGATGGACACCCTGTTGCGGAAAAGACAAAAGACGAAAGTCTTGAAAAGAAAAGAAAAGCAAGGGCTAAACTCTATAACAGCGCGATTAAAGCGTGGATGAATTATGTTCCTGCTCGACTCCAAAAAGCTGACACTAAAGAAGTAGAATCAAGTAACACCCAAGAACCAGAAATACTCGAAGGACTCGAACTTCATAAGAACCTAATCTATAGACGGTTCCGCTTTGGCTCATTGGTCGATTTTTTCCTAACCGATAGCCGTAGTTTTAGAAGTAAGCCCGATCTAGACTCCGACAATCCAAATCCTCAAGCAACTATGTTGGGTAAAAATCAAAAAAAATGGTTGATCGAGGGCGTTAAAAATTCCAATGCTGCCTGGAAGGTGTGGGGAAATCAAACACTTTTAGCAACTGCATGGTTCAATGCTTGGTATAAGCCCGATTTAATTGACGACTGGCAAGCATACATGGGTGAACGTCGTGAGATTTTGCAAGCCGTCAAAGACAGTGAAACCAAAAAACACAACACTAATAAAGCAAGTCGTTTTGTGGTCTTTACGGGAGATATGCACACTTCGATGATTTCCTATCTGAAGACTGATTTTGAAGGAAAAAGAAACAAAATTAACATGGATTATAGCAAACTTGCTGGTGTAGAATTTATGACTCCAGCCTTAACTTCACCAGGAGTATCAGAAGGAGCTCGCTCAGAAATAGACAAGTTTGTATCTACTGTGGCAGGTGCTACCGAAATTACCTCTGATATTGCTAAAATTGCTGAAAAATTGCCCAATTTACCTTTTTTCTCAAATGACAGCAGTGATGATGCTGGTGAAGGAAGTAAATTGCATAAAGCGTCTATAGCAGAGTTGACCAAGCGTTTTAGTCCCCATATCGAACACTATGACTCATCAATTAACGGATATGCGATCGCTGAGTTCACACCTTCCGAAATGAGATGGGAAGTATTTGCAATCAACAAGTCAGATTATGATGTCGCAGACGATGGTCGCAACATATCCAAAAGAGGAGCGCGTAAGCATCTTGCCAAATCGATGAAATATTATCCAGATACCATCACGCTGGATGATTAA
- a CDS encoding DUF2853 family protein: MTVQKLSISEYASNIQKYTENVSEEVVKGIVKHLGIALTNRDASLVSCSDKTELDRVREKFLKKKLQLTASDADLDRAINEVCTTMKDTRNKSRVTFYYLLAEKFDKLSLFK, encoded by the coding sequence ATGACAGTACAAAAATTAAGCATCAGCGAATACGCCAGTAACATTCAAAAATATACCGAGAATGTCAGTGAAGAGGTAGTTAAAGGAATTGTCAAACATTTAGGCATTGCTTTGACCAACAGAGATGCCTCCTTAGTTTCCTGTAGCGATAAAACAGAGTTAGATCGCGTTCGAGAAAAGTTTTTGAAAAAGAAATTACAGCTTACTGCTAGCGATGCAGATTTAGATCGGGCGATTAATGAAGTCTGTACCACGATGAAAGATACCAGAAATAAGTCTCGCGTCACCTTCTACTATTTGCTGGCGGAGAAATTTGACAAACTATCTTTATTTAAATAG